Genomic window (Chryseobacterium sp. H1D6B):
CAATCTGTGGAAGAATAATTAATAAATGGTTATAATTAACTATTGAGAGACAAATATAGAAATAAAAATAAATTATTTCAATAAAAAGAGACTTATTTTTTTTAATATTACAAAAAGATAATATGCCTGAAATAGGGTCAAATCAGCAGAAATTAACTATATTAATCCAATAAAATAATCAGTTTATTGTTGATGAATCTCATTAAAAACACCCTGATTAAATTGATCATACATATTCTATCAAGAGATCTATTAATACTATACTCTACTGAAAAGCAAGACTATGCATTAAAAAGTATAATCCGTAAATGTTTAGCATTATTCTGAAATATGGTAAGAAATACACAAATATTTTCTATAAATTTCCCTTAGGCGCAATGAAATTCCAGAGCCACGTAAATCATTGCTGCATATGAATTGACGTTCATAAAAATGTATATGATAATTTACAATCAGCATAGTATTCATACAGCAAATCACTTAAAATTGATATTTATAGAATATCCAACGGTAAACTACCCTGTTTAAAAATCGGATTATTAAAGAGTATAATCCTAATTATGAAATTGGGTATTTTTGAAATCTGATTCATTTCAAATATAAGCGAATTACTTATCAGAAAAGAAAGCCCGCAGCCAATCTAAAATAATTATGAAAACTTTTAAAATATATCAAATAGACGCTTTCACAAAAGAAAGATTCAATGGAAATCCAGCAGGAGTAGTTGTAAACGCCGACAGGCTGACCGTTATTCAAATGCAGCAAATCGCAAAAGAACTAAACAATTCTGAAACAGCTTTCCTTTTTTCTCCAAACGACAGTGATTCTGACGGTTCAATAAGATATTTCACTCCACAATCAGAAGTTCCGATCTGCGGACATGCTACCATCGCTGCTATGTACGCGAAAGCTGTTGAAGATAATCTGGATTCTTGTATTCTAAGATTTAAAACCCAGGTCGGCATTCTTCCTTTCGAGATTATTAAGGAAAAAGGAGATTATCAAGTAATAATGACTCAAGGGAAATTTGAACTCAGTCCTGCATTTGACAGCAGTACAACAGAACAAATATTATCTGCATTAGGACTTAATTATTCTGACACTGATGAAAGATGTCCGGTTCAAATTGCCTCTACAGGACATTCAAAAGTGATGGTTGGTATAAAAAGCAGGGAAAAGCTCAACAGCCTGAATCCAAATTACAATAGCCTGATCGATCTAAGCAGGCAAATGAACTGCAATGGATATTTTGTTTTCACATTTGATTCAAACGATCATGAGGTATTGACATACGGAAGGATGTTTGCCCCAGCTATCGGAATCAATGAAGACTCGGTTACTGGTAACGCAAACGGACCATTGGGCGGCTATCTGATACAGAATAAGATCATTGATTTTAAAGGGGGCCTATACGAATTCAAAGGTAAGCAAGGAGAAAAAATAGACAGGCTTGGAGTAGTCAGCGTCAGCGTTACAATTGAAAACAATCTGCCTTCAGTCATTAAAATAAAAGGTGATGCTGTGGTAGTATTTAAAACTGAAATTAAAATCTGATTATTTACAGAGAAATAAATAGAACAACATTTTCTTTTAATTACGGCTTAAAATCAAACATCACAGGCTTTTCGCTGCCATCCAGAAAAATACCAATCCCTTGAATTTTACCGTCTGCATCACTAGAAAAGTTAAACATCATGTTACTCTGTTCGGTATCTACTACTCCGTTTTTATCAATAGATCTTGGATCAAACACATCATAATGCAGATGCTTCAATACCACTTTTTCGTCGCCTACCCTTGTATATAAATTATTATTTTCAAAGGTTATCTTAATGATTCCGTAGGCAGGATTTTCAAAGGAACCCACATAATCTTTTAATGGATGCGACGGGGCTGTATTTGGTACAGGTGACTTTTCAACTTCCTTTTTGGCCAGGGCAGCCTTCTTAGCAGCTGCTTTGACTTCACCATTCCAATCAACTGGTTTCAGCTTAAGGATTCTATCAGCAATAGAATTACTTATCACCGATGGAGCCTTCGAAACACTTTGATTAGTCAGCACAACAATTCCTAACTTATCAGAAGGGAAAAATGCAACATTAGCGGAAAAACCATTAATATTGCCACCATGCTCTACCAAATAATGCCCTCTGTACGAACCTATCATCCAGCCTAAGCCATAATTAGCAAAAAAAACATCTTTATGTTTATCCGGCAAAGCAGCATCCATTACCATTTGAGAACTTGCAGCTTCGCTGACATAATCTGCAGGCAATATCTGCTTTCCTTTAAAGTACCCTCCATTAACCCAAACTTTCAACCAGTTAGCCATATCATTTACACTGCTGTTAATACTTCCCGCCGGCCCCATACCATTGATATTGTAATAATCTATCTTTTTAATCACATTATCTTTGGATACGGTATATGGCAGAGAAGCATCGCTGTCATTCTGAAAAACTTTAATATCTGTATTAGAACGGGTCATCTCTAAAGGAATAAAAAACTTTTCCTTTATATTTTCTTCCCACGTTTTACCGCTCAGACGCTCTACAATCATCCCTTGTGCGAGGTACATAAAGTTATTATAGAACCATTTCTCGCGTACAGCGGAAGTAGGCTTCATATACTTCACACGTGCAATAATGCTGTCTCTATTTTTTGTATTGAATAAAAACCATGATGAATCGTATCTGGATAATCCAGTTCTGTGAGCCATCAAATCCCTTAGAATAATCTGATTATTCATTTCATCACTGTAAAACTGGAGCTGCGGCAGCAAATTAACTGCCTTATCTTCAAATGTCAGTCTGCCTTCTTTTCTCAGCAATCCTAGTAAAGAAGCAGTAAAAGCCTTGGTACTAGAGCCTATAGCAAAAAGTGTGTTGGGTGTTACTGGTTTTTTATTACCTACATCGCGGTAACCAAATCCTTTACTGTAAATTACTTCATCTCCCTTTACCACTGCAACTGCAAAACCTGCAATATGCTGGTCTTTTAAAACCTGATTAAGCACCAAATCGATATCGGCAGACTGGTCCATATTATGATTTGCTTTTTGAACTTGGGCAAATAAAGAAACTGAAATCAGAGAACAAAAAAGACAGGTTAAAGAGAACCTCATATGTACTTTTATTTTTGCGTAAACTACAAATTCTTTTCTATTCATACAAACTATTCATCAATGTGCTGATGATTTAGCTAAGTGTGATTTTTAACAGGCAGCTGACCTGTTTTAGTTAGATTTATTTTGTGCGCCTACTTCCCAGATAATGAGAATGTGATACAATAATCAGCTGTTATTTATAAAAACAACTTTAAGTTTAGCATTATCTTCTGCCCTATTCCTTATTTTTGCAGAGAATTAAGCAACTGTTTATTTTAAAATATGCACAATACATTTTCTGACAACAATCAAATTGGAGTAGTTTCTACTTTTTCTGAACTTGTAAATACTAATTTTCAAGGAGATATGAATGCAATCTGCTTGTACAGAAATCTAGCTGGAGATTTTAAAGAAATCGTTTCTAAGCTTCAATTAAAAGAGAACATTACAGACGTTTCCGTTGAAGACCTTTTAGCGCTGCAGTTATCAGAAAAAGGCAGTACGGCAAGGGAAACCATTTTAAGTGACATACAGTTATTAGCAGATTTTGGAGCATTACCCTCTCTCAATTTATTAAAGTGTTATGAACGGGATGATGAGCTGGATTTCTTTTCAACAGATGTATATTCATATCATGTCGACCGTTCACCCGTTGGAACAGATACTTTTTTATGTACCTATCATGGTGCTGCAAGCGATATTCTTCCCAATAATCAGGCGGAACAAAAAATTTTAATTCCAGAAATCCGGGAAAAGCTTAAAAAATTACATAACGGTCCGGAAGCGGAATTTGAAACTTTTCTGAAAGACTATTTCTTCGATCTGCACTATCAGCCTAAGCCCAATGCAGAACCTGTCAATTTAGAATCAGGACATCTTTGGCGTCTGGCAGTAGATCATCCAACACAACAAGTCTTACCTTGTATTCATAGGGCTCCTATTGAAGATGATGGTGAGTATCGACTGCTTCTGATCTGTTAAATGGTTATTTGAAATATTGGAAGCTTATTTTCAAATCCAGAAAGCGTACTACTCTATTTATAAAGGTTTCTAAAGTTCTACTACGATCAAAACACTTTAATGAAAAGCAAATAAAACATTTGAAATCATCAACCTAACTATATCTTTTTAGCCGTTCCGAAAGTTCTCTTTTATAGGTGATTCCAATCGGAAGCTTGGAATCATTAATCGAAACAAAATCTTTTTCAGCATTTTGAATTTTATCTAAAGCCACGATATATGATTTATGAATTCTTAGAAAAGAAGAATTCGGAAGGCATTTCTCAATCTCAGTTGTGGTAATTGAAGCGAGATAAGTTTTTGTTGTAGTAAATAATTTCACATAATTCCCGAAGCTTTGGGCGTATAACAATTTATCCAGTTCAATTTTCAAAAGATGGCCGTCAACTTTTATATTGATAGAATTTACAGTCTCCGAAATAGAAACAGATTCTGGAGGGCTTAAAGAAAAAAAACGGTCGATGGCTTTTAAGAACCTCGGAAAATAGATCGGCTTCAGCAGATAATCAATGACGCCATAATCATAACTTTCTAAAGCAAATTCAGAATAAGCGGTAGTCAAAATAGTTTTTGGAGGGAGGGGAATGATTTTAAGTAATTCAAGGCCTGTAATTTCAGGCATATCAATATCTAAAAACATCAAATCCACTTTGTTTTCACGAAGATAATTCATCGTTTCAATTCCGTTATAGCATTGTTTTACCAGTTCCAGATTCGCATTCTGCTCGATATAATTCATTAAAACATAATGTGCGGCAGGCTCATCATCAACAATGATACATTTTTTTGGAGTTTCCATCAGCTCAAATCTATTTCTAAATTTACATTAAAAACCTTTTCCATCGGCTCGATTTCAAGTTTGTACTTTTCAGGATAGATGATCTCAAGACGCTTTTTAGTATTTTTCAATCCGATCTTTGTTGAAACAACAGCCTTCTTTTTGGTCGGAATTGAATTGGAAATGGATAAAAACAATTTATTTTCTTTAACCTTAAGAACAATCGTAACGAAACAATCTTCAATTGTGCAGGCTCCATGTTTAAAGGCATTTTCGATAAATGAAATCAACAGCATTGGAGCAATTTTACAGTGTTTTCCTTCCTCTAAATCAGCCGTATATTCAATTTTACAGCGGTACCCTACACGCTCCTTTTCAAGCTGGATATAACTTGATATAAAAGAAATCTCATCATCAATTGAAACAAATTCCTTCGAACTATTTTCTACCTGGTAACGCATCAATTGTGAAACCTGCATGATCATATCGGAAGTCTGCTCTGGATATTGAAGGCTTATTCCATACAGTGTATTAAAGGTATTAAAAAGAAAGTGCGGATTCAACTGTTCTTTCAAGGTACTCAGCCGGGCTTCGTTATACAAAAGTGTTTTGCTTGTGTTCTTTTTTTGTTCCCGATAATGTTCCAAAATCAATGTAGAACCTAAAATACAGACCAAGGTTCCTGCCAGTGTTGACAACTGAAAAGGATATGTTTTTTGATGGGAAGACTTATAAAGAAAGCAGTTTTTATATAATATTTCTGTTGAAGTTTCATATAAAATTACTGAGAAAACCAAAATTACAAGTGATGTCAAAAGAAGGTATAATAATGGTTTGTGGTCTTTTAACAGCAACGGCAGGAAAAAAAACCGGTTGATTTGAGCGTGGGCATATAAAATGAAAAAATAAACCAGTCCGCTGAAAAAACCTCTCCAGCTTAGTATTAAAATCCAGTCGTTCAACGTGAATAATATAAAAGAGAAAACAAGGATGAAGATTTCCTGCCACCATTTGTTTTCTAAAACATATTTAAATTTCATTTTTCACATTTAAAAGAATACAAAGTAACTATTTATAATCATTATTACCATTGAAATAATGACCAATTCAATTCGTCATTTTATAAAGCCAATTCGTCATTTATAAGTCCCTTATCCTATTTTATTGCTTTAAAATTGCGCTTTAAAATTTACCATCTAATGATATTAAAAAAAATCCACATTTTATTTTTTTTATCGTTCTGTTTTAGTGGTTTTTCACAAACGCTTTCCTTAAAAGAAGCCGTAGAAACAGGAGTTTCAAATTATGGAACTATCAAAGCGAAAAGCAAATATGCCGAGGCCTCCCATGAAACTTTAAAGCAGACACAGCGCGATTATTTACCTAATTTGAATCTTTCGGCGCAGCAGGATTTTGGAACTGTAAACGGACAAAACGGTCCGCTGTATGGCTTTGGAGGTCTTGGCGTTGCTTCTTCAGGACTGCCGCTTCCAAAACAAAACTGGAACGCCGCTTTCGGAGCTTTATATCTGGTAAATGTCAATTGGGAGTTTTTCACTTTTGGAAGAATCAAAGAAAGGGTCAATGTTTCAAAAGCGGATGTCGTACGTTATGAAAAAGATCTTGAACAAGAAAAATTTCAACAGAAAATTAAAATTTCCGCTGCCTATCTGAATCTTTTGGCAAGCCAGCGACTGGTTATCTCCCAAGAAAAAAATCTTAACAGAGCCGAGGTTTTCCAAAGACTGGTCGCTGTCAGGGTAAAAAACGGGCTTCTTGCCGGTGTAGATTCCACATTAGCTTCCGCCGAAGTTTCCAGAGCAAAAATTTCTTTAAACCAAATCAAAGATCAAATCAAGGAGCAAAACAATAAATTAGTAGCGTTGATGGGAGTTGACGTTAAGGATTTTGTTTTAGACAGCACTTTTGTCAGCCAACTTCCAAAAGCCATTTTTGATTTAAAGAAGCCTGCTGACAGCTTGAATCCGATACTTCAGTTTTACAAAAGCAGAATTGATTACAGCAGACAGCAAATGAAAGCTTTTAGAAAAGAACAATATCCCAGTTTCAGTCTTTTTGGTATTTATCAAACGCGGGGCTCCGGATTTAATTCAGATTATGCCTCAAATCAAAATTCATTTTCTCAAAACTATTGGGACGGAATCAATCCAGACCGGCAGAATTATTTATTCGGCGTTGGTGTTACCTGGAATTTAACTTCCATTACCAGAGTCAGCAAAAAAATAAGCGCTCAAAAGTTAATCTCGGAAGGCTTGGAAGAAGAATACAATGTCATCGACCAGCAGTTAAAAACCCAATCTGACGCGGCAGATGTCAAAATTAAACTGGCTATGGAAAATTATGCAGAAGCCCCAAAGCAGGTCGCCGCAGCAAAGCAAGCCTATCTTCAGAAAACAACCTTATATAAAAACGGACTGACAAATTTAATTGATGTGACACAGGCATTTTACACTTTGAACAGGGCAGAAATCGATCGGGATATTATTTATACCAATGTCTGGCAGTCACTTTTGATGAAAGCTGCCTCTACAGGAGATTTCGACCTATTTATTAATGAATTTTAATTTTTGCTCTAATGAATTTAATACGTTTCGCACTCCGCAAACCCATTTCAATCCTCGTACTCGTCGCTGGGCTCTTTTTCTTTGGAATCGGAGCTGTCCGCACGATTAAGGTAGATATTTTGCCGAAGATGAACCTTCCGGTAATTTACCTTGCGCATCCATTCGGAGGTTATACGCCCAACCAGATGGAATCATATTTCGCCAAAAACTATGTCAATATTTTACTTTTTGCCAATGGTGTAAAATCCATAGAAACCAAAAATATTCAAGGTTTGACGCTGATGAAAGTAACTTATTATGAAGACACCAATATGGCGCAGGCCGCCGCTGAATTAAGTGCACTTTCCAACAGAATTCAGGCCGGTTTTCCACCTGGTTCACAGCCTCCGTTTATTATTCGTTTTGATGCTTCATCCTTACCTGTCGGACAATTGGTCCTGAGCAGCAAGACCAGGACAAATAATGAATTACAGGATCTCGCTAACGTGTACGTAAGAGCTTCCTTTACTTCAATTCCAGGTTTATTATCGCCGCCGCCCTTTGGTGGAAGTCCAAGGACCATTGAGGTTAACGTTGATCCGGATGCGCTCAGGGCACATAATTTAACGCCTGACCAAATCGTGGAAGCTATTAGAATCAACAACCAGACGGCACCCTCCGGAAATGTGAGGATCGGTGATAAAAACTATATAACTCCTACAAACAACACAATTAAAGAAGTTAAAGACTTTGAGAAAATTCCTTTGTTTAAAGGTAATGTACAGAACTTATACCTGGGTGATGTTGCTAAAGTAAAAGATGGCGCTGATATTACGGCCGGCTATGCACTGGTGAATGGAAAACGTTCAGTGTATGTCAGTATTGCAAAAGCGGGGGATGCATCTACTTGGGATGTCGTTCAGAAATTAAAATCAGAACTGCCTAAAATCCAAAGCACCCTGCCGGAAGATGTGAAAGTTTCTTATGAATTTGACCAATCTGTTTTTGTAATTAATTCTGTGAAAAGTCTGATTACCGAAGGAGTGATTGGAGCAGTTTTAACGGGGCTGATGGTTCTACTATTTTTAGGAGACAGAAGAGCGGCATTGATTGTAATCCTTACCATTCCTATTTCAATTATCTCCGGAGTTTTGTTCCTAAAATTATTCGGACAGACCATCAATTTGATGTCGTTAAGCGGTCTGGCTTTAGCCATTGGAATTCTTGTTGATGAAAGTACGGTTACTATTGAAAATATACACCAGCATCTGGATATGGGAAAACCAAAGGCACTCGCCATTTGGGATGCCTGTAAAGAAATTGCGCTGCCAAAGTTGTTAATTTTACTTTGTATTCTGGCAGTTTTTGCACCAGCCTTCACCATGACAGGGATTCCAGGAGCATTGTTTCTGCCTTTAGCACTGGCTATTGGGTTTTCCATGATTATTTCATTTTTGCTTTCGCAGACCTTTGTTCCGATTATGGCAAACTGGCTGATGAAAGACCATGCAAAAATACTGCACGGAGCAGCAATTACGGATGATGAAGCCGAATTCAATGCTTCAGGGCTGACTCCTGAATCAGAAGAAGATACGTACAGCCAAAGAAAAGCTTTGGTTCGAGAAGATTTAAACAATGACGGGAAGATAGGAAAATTTGAAAAATTCCGGATTCGTTTTATGAAGTTAATCAACAGGCTTTTTGCTTTTAAAAAACCAATAGCACTGATTTATTTGATTGGAATTACAGGTTTAGCAGTTTTATTTTTAAATATAATCGGACAAGATGTTTTCCCAAAAGTAAATTCAAGCCAGTTTCAAATGCGGCTCCGGGCTCCGGACGGAACACGAATAGAAAGAACAGAAGACAAAGCATTACTGGCCTTGAAGGAACTTGAAAAAATGGTAGGAAAGGAACATATTTCTATCTCATCAATATATGTAGGCCAGCATCCAAGTTTGTTTTCTGTGTCGCCGATTTATCTCTTTATGGCAGGACCCCATGAAGCTGTATTTCAAATAGGATTAAAAGATTATCACGCTGACATGGATGTTTTCAAAGATAATTTCAGGAAAAGATTAAAGAAAGCTCTGCCTGATGTAAAGGTTTCTTTTGAGCCAATTGAACTGACGGATAAAGTTTTAAGCCAAGGTTCACCAACACCAATTGAAATCAGATTTGCAGGAAAAAACAAAAAGGCAAACGAAGAATATGCTAATAAATTAATTGAAAAATTAAATAAAATTGATTATTTCAGAGATGTTCAAATCGCACAGCCATTGAAATATCCATCTTTAGATATTAATATTGACAGAACGCGTGCGGCACAGCTGGGCGTTGACATGAATGATATTTCCCGTTCATTAATTGCTTCGACTTCTTCTTCAAGATATACTGAAAAGAATACGTGGATCGATGAAAAAGCAGGACTTTCCTACAATGTCCAGGTCCAGGTTCCTTTAGATAAAATGATGACGGAAAATGATATGGGAGAAATTCCTTTGTTAAAAAATACCTCAAGACCTGTTTTAAGTGATGTTGCCACGGTTACGCCATCATTTACGTATGGAGAAAACGATAATTTGGGTGCGATGCCTTACATTTCAGTGGCAGCAAATATAGATCATACAGATTTGGGAACAGCATCAAAAGCAGTACAAAAAGCAATTGGAGAGCTAGGAGAATTACCAAGAGGAATGTTTGTGGAACCAATCGGATTAAGCAAAGTTTTGTTAGAAACCATGTCAAGCCTGCAGTCAGGATTATTGATTGCCGTAGTTGTTATTTTCTTGATGCTTTCGGCTAATTTCCAATCTTTTAAAATTTCACTGGTTATTTTAACAACAGTTCCGGCGGTGGTTTTAGGGTCTTTACTAATGCTGTTAATTACAGGCTCCACACTGAATTTACAATCATATATGGGAATTATCATGTCTGTTGGAGTTTCTATTGCTAATGCTGTTTTGCTGGTGACAAATGCTGAACAGTTGAGACGAGTTAATGGAAATGCAGTAGAATCTGCAAGGGAAGCCGCATCATTAAGACTGCGTCCAATCATTATGACCAGTATTGCTATGATCGCTGGAATGCTGCCAATGGCAATCGGCCACGGTGAAGGCGGAGATCAGGTTTCTCCATTGGGAAGAGCAGTGATCGGAGGATTACTATTTTCGACATTTACTGTACTGATTATCCTGCCTATGATTTTTGCCTGGGTATTAGGAAAAACAACCACACAATCGGTTTCATTGGATCCGGAAGACGAAGAAAGTAAACATTACATCTCATCATTACACCATAAAAATGAAAAATAACAGTATTAAAATAGCAATATTAATAGCAGGCTGGTTCTTGGCAGGCTGTTCAGAAAAGAAAGAAGCAGTAAAACCTGTTGAGGAAGCTCCAGTGATTGAAACTTTTACGGTTAAAAAAGAAAAATTGTCAACTGAATTGAGAATGCCTGCAGAATTGATAGGTTTTCAGCAGGTTGATATTTATGCAAAAGTCAGCAGTTATGTCAAAGAATTAAAAGTTGACATTGGTTCACAAGTCAAAAAAGGACAATTATTGATGATTCTGGAAGCTCCAGAAACCAGTTCGCAATTAGCTGCCGCAGCATCGAGGCTGCATTCTCAGGAAGCAGTTTATATGTCAAGCAGCAGCACTTATAAAAGATTGTTTGAAACCAGCAAAGTAGAAGGAACGATCTCAAGGAATGATTTGGAATTGGCACAGGGAAGAAAAGATTCTGATTATGCACAGCTGCAAGCCGCAAAAGCATCGTATAAAGAAGTACAAAGTATGATGGGTTATTTACAGATTCGTGCTCCTTTTGACGGTATTGTTACCGCTAGAAATGTTAATTTAGGCGCTTATGTCGGCCCGGCGGGAAAAGGTTCTGATCTTCCGTTATTTACGATTCAGCAGCAGGATAAACTACGTCTTTCTGTGTATGTTCCAGAATTATATACCGGATATTTGAATAATGGAGATGAATTGGTTTTTACAGTAAAATCATTATTGGGACAAACTTTCAAAGCAAAAATTGCTAGAAAATCAGGAGCTTTAGATGCTAAACTTCGTTCTGAAAGAGTTGAAATGGATGTACTTAATACAACCAAAAAATTATTACCGGGAATGGTCGCCGAAGTTCTTTTACCTTTAAATTCTAAAGACAGCACATTTGTTGTTCCAAAATCGGCAGTGGTTTCTTCCAGTGAGGGTATTTATGTTTTAAAAGTGGACAACCATAAAACGCTTAGGACGAAAGTTCAAAAAGGAAGAGAGTTTGAAGAAAGAATCGAAATTTTCGGAGATATTGTACCCAATGCAAAATTAGTAAAAACAGCTTCTGAAGAAATAAAAGACGGAACAGAAGTGAAATAACTTTATCAAAAAACAAAAAAACCGCAAATAATAATATTTGCGGTTTTTTATTTGGTCGTGTTACGGATTATAAAAATTGTAAAGAAATGACAAATTAGCTTTTTAATCTATTTAACAATCACAAAATAAAGGTAACTAAAATTCTCTAAGGTAAGTTTTCGGATGTGGATTTTTGGATTATTTGCTGAACATTTATTTGGCCTTCAACCCGCTTATTCACACTATTCTCTTCAGAAGGTCTATCCAAGTGTCCAAGCCATCTCAACGGCGAATAAGTATCCCCTATACAGAGCTTTAAAATCTGTGCATTAATCTGCTCAAAGTTTTCACTATTGCTGAAAATAATAACAGCGGTACCCATTTTAGGAAAGGCCACAACGTAATTCTGATTGGCATCACCATGTCCTGTATGGAAAAAAGCTTTGCCGAAAGGTGAGCTGAACAATCCTACCCCTAATCCCCAAGCAAGTTTGACAGCATCATTTTCATTGGTTATACTATCTTTCAAAGGTCCAAACCCCCGCTTGCTCTTTACCATAATCTGCGACTGAAACATCTGATGATAACTTGAACCTGATAAGCCTTTCTCTTTCATCAGATTGATCATAAACTGAGCATAGTCATTTGCCGTAGTCGACATTGAGCCTGCTGCACGGCTGCTTTCCCGTCTTTCCGAGCCGTATTTTTTCCCATCCTTGAAATAAGCATAAGAAAAATTGTTTTCAAAGGCTTTTTCCCAAATCATCCCGGTATGACTCATCTGCAAAGGACCGAAAACTTCTTCCTTGGCAATAACCTCAAGTTTCTTTCCGGTAAATTCCTCCATCATAAATCCCAACAGATTAATCCCCTCGTTTGAGTAATAGAATTTTTCGCCGGGCTTGGCGATAAGGTTAACTTTATTATCATACAGCTGACGCAAAACGGGCAGACCTGAACTATGGCTTAATAGCATCCTTGGAGTAATCAGATTGAAAGAGGCGGTATCACCTGCCAAGTCTTTCCATTTGGCATACTCGCCTATTGGTTTTTTCAGGTATGTGTAAACAGGCTGATCAAGGCTGAATATTCCTTTGTCTACCAGACGCAAAAAAATGTATGCACTAACGGGTTTAGTGAGTGAAGCAGCATACATTACTGTACTGTCATTCAGTTTATTTTTATTTTCAATATCCTTGAAACCAAAACTGGCTGAATACACTACTTTATTATTGTTAATGATCGCCACCTGCAAACCAGCGATCTTTGCACTGTCGACCAATTGTGCTAAACGCTGTTCCAGAATTCTGGAATCAATTTTTTTTCCGTTAAGGTGTCTGATCTGAATATTATTCTGAGCAAATAAAGGCAGCATCCAGATCCAGCATGCAAGTAATAATAGTTTTTTCATGTTGAAAGTATTTGTGACAAATTTAGTCCTAAAATACTATGACTGCTTAAGACACCTTCACGACAAGTTAACGTCATTTAGCCTTGGAGGGCATATTTCGATAAATTATCTTAAAAATGTATAGGTTAAGGGATAGTAGGTCTCTCCCTTATTAACTGCCCTAAAAATATTAACCAGGCACATGGAAAGTGTATAAAAATATACAATCAGCACTAAGGGAAATCCAACAGAGAATACAAAAATCATCAACAAAACCGATGGTACGAAAACAATCGACATTGTAATCTGAAAGTTAACAGCCAGCTTCCCTTCGAGGTCGTAAACTCGGGATTTATCTTTCTTAAAGAACCAAAATAGTCCGGGAAGAATAATATTAAAAATAGGAAAAAAAAGTCCTATTAGGGCTAAAACAGGAAAAATAAGCTTGATTTTATCTGCACTCTTTGTTTCTGAAGGAAATAAAACCTGCTCTTTTACTGTCAGTTCTTCAGTTTCTAATTCGAGTGAGTCCGCAAGCATCTTTAATGTAGCGGGATGAGCCTCTACCTTTCCACTTTCGATACGCTGTATAGTTCTGGTACTGACTCCCGAAGCGGCAGCAAGCTGTTCCTG
Coding sequences:
- a CDS encoding histidine kinase gives rise to the protein MKFKYVLENKWWQEIFILVFSFILFTLNDWILILSWRGFFSGLVYFFILYAHAQINRFFFLPLLLKDHKPLLYLLLTSLVILVFSVILYETSTEILYKNCFLYKSSHQKTYPFQLSTLAGTLVCILGSTLILEHYREQKKNTSKTLLYNEARLSTLKEQLNPHFLFNTFNTLYGISLQYPEQTSDMIMQVSQLMRYQVENSSKEFVSIDDEISFISSYIQLEKERVGYRCKIEYTADLEEGKHCKIAPMLLISFIENAFKHGACTIEDCFVTIVLKVKENKLFLSISNSIPTKKKAVVSTKIGLKNTKKRLEIIYPEKYKLEIEPMEKVFNVNLEIDLS
- a CDS encoding serine hydrolase; translated protein: MNRKEFVVYAKIKVHMRFSLTCLFCSLISVSLFAQVQKANHNMDQSADIDLVLNQVLKDQHIAGFAVAVVKGDEVIYSKGFGYRDVGNKKPVTPNTLFAIGSSTKAFTASLLGLLRKEGRLTFEDKAVNLLPQLQFYSDEMNNQIILRDLMAHRTGLSRYDSSWFLFNTKNRDSIIARVKYMKPTSAVREKWFYNNFMYLAQGMIVERLSGKTWEENIKEKFFIPLEMTRSNTDIKVFQNDSDASLPYTVSKDNVIKKIDYYNINGMGPAGSINSSVNDMANWLKVWVNGGYFKGKQILPADYVSEAASSQMVMDAALPDKHKDVFFANYGLGWMIGSYRGHYLVEHGGNINGFSANVAFFPSDKLGIVVLTNQSVSKAPSVISNSIADRILKLKPVDWNGEVKAAAKKAALAKKEVEKSPVPNTAPSHPLKDYVGSFENPAYGIIKITFENNNLYTRVGDEKVVLKHLHYDVFDPRSIDKNGVVDTEQSNMMFNFSSDADGKIQGIGIFLDGSEKPVMFDFKP
- a CDS encoding LytTR family DNA-binding domain-containing protein; protein product: METPKKCIIVDDEPAAHYVLMNYIEQNANLELVKQCYNGIETMNYLRENKVDLMFLDIDMPEITGLELLKIIPLPPKTILTTAYSEFALESYDYGVIDYLLKPIYFPRFLKAIDRFFSLSPPESVSISETVNSINIKVDGHLLKIELDKLLYAQSFGNYVKLFTTTKTYLASITTTEIEKCLPNSSFLRIHKSYIVALDKIQNAEKDFVSINDSKLPIGITYKRELSERLKRYS
- a CDS encoding DUF1826 domain-containing protein gives rise to the protein MHNTFSDNNQIGVVSTFSELVNTNFQGDMNAICLYRNLAGDFKEIVSKLQLKENITDVSVEDLLALQLSEKGSTARETILSDIQLLADFGALPSLNLLKCYERDDELDFFSTDVYSYHVDRSPVGTDTFLCTYHGAASDILPNNQAEQKILIPEIREKLKKLHNGPEAEFETFLKDYFFDLHYQPKPNAEPVNLESGHLWRLAVDHPTQQVLPCIHRAPIEDDGEYRLLLIC
- a CDS encoding PhzF family isomerase; this translates as MKTFKIYQIDAFTKERFNGNPAGVVVNADRLTVIQMQQIAKELNNSETAFLFSPNDSDSDGSIRYFTPQSEVPICGHATIAAMYAKAVEDNLDSCILRFKTQVGILPFEIIKEKGDYQVIMTQGKFELSPAFDSSTTEQILSALGLNYSDTDERCPVQIASTGHSKVMVGIKSREKLNSLNPNYNSLIDLSRQMNCNGYFVFTFDSNDHEVLTYGRMFAPAIGINEDSVTGNANGPLGGYLIQNKIIDFKGGLYEFKGKQGEKIDRLGVVSVSVTIENNLPSVIKIKGDAVVVFKTEIKI